Proteins encoded within one genomic window of Nomia melanderi isolate GNS246 chromosome 8, iyNomMela1, whole genome shotgun sequence:
- the stl gene encoding ADAMTS metallopeptidase stall: MAFALETVLLAALCMAHGWDMQDTEIVLLPLWNTEDRTEVPLSFKAFDRSVDLRLRRNDKIVAPGFQVWKHNEEDNAEELPELGKPSPCHYLHWNDFSSAAISLCKEQGMHGLVFLDNVTFEITPLQPEEVSFFGEHRKHRSESLGEPHVVKRAQSPDVFLENDLEHYEHESPEKTDFNEQKPKKFKGKKSDRALTLELAVFLDEAGYNLFAPFFDRSDKDLQDMMLAYVNAVQAIYHHPSLGVTIDISLVRLDLMQKQPRDLPHFDGDRGSLLDSFCNYAMKRNPPDDFDPGHWDMGLYVSGLDFYATEAGQKNSATMGLASVGGVCIDQYSCVIAELGVTDRYGKPFPSAGFTSVYIAAHEIGHNLGMHHDSTGNACPKDGYIMSPSRGTHGETAWSECSRDVAERLTYAKPCLQDRPAGRPSGRLDHTRFFDLPGREWTAKRQCEVLLRDKDATVATLYRACEALQCKTPHRSGYYFAGPALDGTQCAPGKECRGGECRNALQTPPGAGGPQAQPGGWSEWRPGPCSSGCLLKSTGAQVRRRFCGSRSAGCGGPAYDVSLCRDDRLCKKRRSAVEHAALRCGEFAERLPELDAKGGGLQAPHEPERPWMACAIFCRRKDIASYYTPRVELNDLGLDPYFPDGTWCHAEQGQNYFCRQHHCLPENFRFEKTTTPPSGRQRDDALFGPQNAHPGGLRLDEQVIKYLSLGPDGLPLLTSLPHGIGFPPDDDEWIDKDYVELTSTARTERYLTP; this comes from the exons ATGGCCTTCGCGTTAGAAACAGTATTGCTGGCCGCGCTGTGTATGGCGCACGGGTGGGACATGCAGGATACGGAAATCGTTCTGTTACCGTTATGGAACACGGAAGACCGTACGGAG GTACCGCTAAGCTTTAAGGCCTTCGATCGGTCGGTCGACCTGAGGCTACGCAGAAACGACAAAATCGTGGCGCCCGGTTTTCAAGTTTGGAAGCACAACGAGGAAGACAACGCGGAGGAGCTGCCGGAACTCGGGAAACCTTCTCCGTGCCATTATCTGCACTGGAACGACTTCAGTTCGGCGGCCATCAGTCTCTGTAAGGAACAGGGCATG CACGGTCTCGTGTTCCTGGACAACGTCACATTCGAGATAACGCCGCTGCAGCCCGAGGAGGTCTCATTCTTCGGCGAGCACCGGAAGCATCGTTCAGAGTCGTTAGGAGAGCCGCACGTGGTCAAGAGAGCGCAGTCGCCGGACGTGTTCCTCGAGAACGACCTGGAACATTACGAACATGAGTCCCCAGAAAAAACAGATTTCAACGAGCAAAAACCGAAGAAGTTCAAAGGGAAGAAATCCGACAGGGCTCTAACTTTAGAGCTCGCGGTGTTCCTGGACGAGGCGGGTTACAACCTGTTCGCGCCGTTCTTCGACCGGAGCGACAAGGACTTGCAGGACATGATGCTGGCGTACGTGAACGCCGTGCAGGCGATCTACCACCACCCCAGTCTAGGCGTCACCATCGACATCTCCCTGGTGCGGCTGGACCTGATGCAGAAGCAGCCGCGGGACCTGCCGCACTTCGACGGCGACAGGGGCAGCCTGCTGGACTCCTTCTGCAACTACGCGATGAAGAGGAACCCTCCGGACGACTTCGACCCCGGTCACTGGGACATGGGTCTGTACGTGTCCGGCTTAGACTTCTACGCGACGGAGGCTGGCCAGAAGAACAGCGCCACGATGGGGCTGGCGAGCGTCGGCGGGGTGTGCATAGACCAGTACTCCTGCGTGATCGCGGAGCTAGGCGTGACCGACCGGTACGGGAAGCCGTTTCCCTCCGCCGGGTTCACGTCCGTCTACATCGCCGCGCACGAGATCGGCCACAA TCTAGGAATGCATCACGACTCGACGGGGAACGCGTGCCCCAAGGACGGCTACATAATGTCCCCCAGCAGGGGGACGCACGGCGAGACGGCGTGGTCGGAGTGCAGCCGGGACGTGGCCGAGAGGCTCACCTACGCGAAGCCCTGCCTGCAGGACAGGCCGGCGGGCAGGCCGAGCGGCCGGCTGGATCATACGCGGTTCTTCGATCTGCCGGGAAGGGAGTGGACGGCGAAGAGGCAGTGCGAGGTGCTGCTGCGCGATAAGGACGCCACGGTGGCAACCCTGTACAGAGCGTGCGAGGCGTTGCAGTGCAAGACGCCGCACCGGAGCGGCTACTACTTCGCTGGACCGGCGTTAGATGGAACCCAGTGCGCGCCGGGCAAGGAATGCCGCGGCGGCGAGTGCAGGAACGCGTTGCAGACTCCTCCGGGAGCGGGCGGGCCTCAGGCGCAGCCCGGAGGATGGAGCGAGTGGCGGCCTGGTCCCTGCAGCAGCGGCTGCCTGCTCAAGTCGACCGGCGCGCAGGTCAGGCGACGGTTCTGCGGCTCGAGGAGCGCGGGATGCGGAGGACCGGCGTACGACGTTTCCCTCTGCAGGGACGACAGGCTGTGCAAGAAGCGTAGGAGCGCCGTCGAGCACGCGGCGCTTAGGTGCGGCGAGTTCGCCGAGCGGCTGCCAGAATTGGACGCGAAGGGTGGCGGGCTGCAGGCGCCGCACGAGCCCGAAAGGCCATGGATGGCCTGCGCTATATTCTGTCGGCGGAAAGACATAGCGTCTTATTACACGCCGCGTGTGGAATTAAACGACCTTGGCCTTGACCCATACTTTCCAGATGGTACGTGGTGCCACGCCGAGCAgggacaaaattatttttgtcgGCAGCATCATTGTCTGCCGGAGAACTTTCGTTTCGAGAAAACGACGACGCCGCCGAGCGGCCGTCAGCGGGACGACGCGCTGTTCGGGCCCCAGAACGCGCATCCCGGCGGGCTGCGGCTCGACGAACAGGTAATCAAGTATCTCAGCCTGGGACCGGACGGTCTGCCGCTGTTGACCTCTTTGCCGCACGGTATTGGATTTCCGCCGGATGACGACGAATGGATCGATAAAGATTACGTCGAGCTCACCAGCACCGCGCGGACCGAACGATACCTGACCCCTTAA